The Cellvibrio polysaccharolyticus genomic interval ATTTACCCCGGGGTGGCTGGTATTGTCCGGGCAATCCTTATAGACTATAAAATATAATATGATAAATAGGGCCTCTCATGAAAATTCTACTTGCTTGTCTGCTGGTATTGGCATTGACGGGTTGTACGCGTCAGGATGATATCGAAATATCCAGCCCCGATAGCCGCATTAAAGTCAGCGTATCGCTGGATAAACAAAACACAGCGCACTACACCCTTTCGATAGATAACCAAACGGTCTTGCAATCCTCCCGGTTGGGGATTGCGCTGAATGATGCCGATTTTTTGCAAGGTCTTTCTGTTCAATCGGTATCGGCAATAACACCGGTTCAGGAAAGTTACGAATTATGGACCGGTAAAAAAAGCCACATTACCTATGCCGCCAATGAGCAATCGATGGTTTTTCATAACCGCGAAAAGCAGCCTCTGCAAATAGACTTTCGCGTTTCCAATGATGGCCTTGCGTTTCGCTATGTATTTCCGGGTAGCTCCACTGACATAAAAACCGTGACCCACGAAGCAACGTCTTTCAAATTTCCTGCTGATGCCAAAGCCTGGTTACAGCAAGTGGCTGTTGCGCAAACCGGCTGGAAAAATACCAACCCTTCTTACGAAGAGTTTTATGAAACGGAAATTCCGGTGGGGCAATCATCACCGACAGAAGCCGGTTGGGTTTTTCCAGCCCTGTTTCAAAGCAATAACCATTGGTTGCTGATTACCGAAGCTGGCATGGATGGCAAATTTCATGCGTCCCGCCTGCAGCAACACGCAGAAGGTGGCGAATATAAAATCGGCTTTCCCATGGCGGCAGAAGTCTATACCGATGGTGCTTTGATGGCGCAATCGGCACTGCCATTTGCATCACCCTGGCGAGTCATTGCCGCGGGGTCGCTGGCGACCATTATTGAATCTACCCTGGGTACCGATCTGGCTGCCCCGGCGATTGAAATGGATACCGACTTTATCAAGCCGGGCATTGCATCGTGGAGTTGGGGGTTATTAAAAGACGAATCAATTGTTTACGACATACAAAAAGCGTTTATTGATTATTCCGCTGATATGCAATGGCCCTATACGCTGATCGATGTTAACTGGGATCAGAATATCGGTTACGACCGCTTGCAGGAACTGGTGGCTTACGCGGCAGAAAAAAATGTCGGCATTCTGGTTTGGTATAACTCATCAGGTGCATGGAACGAAACCGAGTATAGTCCCAAAAATGCGTTGCTCACCCGCGATCAGCGCTTGCAGGAGTTTGCGCGTCTGAAAGACATCGGTGTTAAAGGATTGAAGATTGATTTCTTCTCCGGTGACGGCCAGTCGATGATGGCTTATTACAACGATATTCTGATCGACGCTGCACAATTTGATCTGTTAATCAATTATCACGGCTCATCGCTGCCGCGCGGTTTGCAGCGCACCTATCCACACATGATGACGATGGAATCGGTAAAAGGTTTTGAGATGATTTCTTTCGACCAAAAAGTGGCGGATCAGGAAGGTGAACACGTCAATATGTTGCCTTACACCCGTAACGCTTTTGATCCGATGGATTTCACCCCGACAGTGTTTTTTGAAATCCCCAATATTGAACGAAAAACCAGTAACGGTTTTCAGCTGGCGCTGCCGATTATTATGCTTTCCGGTATTCAACATATTGTAGAAACGCCGGATGGTATGGCCAGCGTGCCTTATTTTGTTAAAGATTTTATGCGCAAGGTTCCCGCTCGCTGGGATGCGGTGAAATTTATTGACGGCTATCCAGGCAAATACACCATCATCGCCAGAAAAGCGGGTGATCATTGGTATGTTGCCGGTATCAACGGTGAGCAGAATGAAAAATCACTGCAACTGGATTTAAGTTTTATCGGTGATAGCCAGGGTTTCATTATTGAAGATGGCCCTACGCCCTTGTCTTTTGTAAAAAGCCCGCTGCGCGCCACCGCTAACACCGATGTTCGTGTCGCAGCGAATAGCGGTTTTGTTATGGTTTTCAGCGTTGAGTAAAAACCTGCTAACCACTGCCATCTGTTGGACAGTGGTTCACATAGCCTGGCAGCAAGAAAAAATTGATTGCTGCGCATGAGAAGGTAACGCTGTTTTCGAGGCGGTTCATCGTGCGCAGGTGCTGTTTTAAATCCGAGGAAATTTTCATGAAACGATTGAGTCAGAAATGGGCACGGCAACTTGCGGTGCCTGTAATCGGTTTGTGCGCTGTATTGAGCGGCTGTGCAACCACAGAAAACACGGTTAACGCTGGCAATATTGACCCCACCAAGCCTACCCATTTTACCAATCCATTATTTGAAAATGGTGCCGATCCCTGGCTGGAATTTCACGAGGGTAATTATTACCTGACGACCACGACCTGGACATCCCAGCTGGTGATGCGCAAATCGCCTACGCTTGCCGGGTTATCAACGGCGACGCCGGTGAATATCTGGTCGTTCAGTGAATTTGAACGCTGCTGCAATTTTTGGGCATTTGAGTTTCATCGCTTAAATGGCCCTAACGGCTGGCGCTGGTATTTGATGTTTACGTCCGGCCGTGAAGGCACGCTGGATCATCAGCATCTCAGTGTGGTTGAAAGTGCCGGTGATGATCCTATGGGACCCTACGAATACAAAGGTTCCATGATGCCTGACACCTGGAATATTGACGGCACTTATCTTGAGCACAATGGCAAACTTTATTTGTTGTGGTCTGAATGGGTGGGTGATGAGCAACGTAATTTTATTTCAGAAATGAGCAATCCCTGGACGCTGGTCGGTGAAAGAATGTTATTGACCCGTCCGGTGCTGGAATGGGAAACCAGCGGTCGCAAAGTGACAGAGGCACCGCAAATTCTCAAGCGCGATGGCCGCACCTTTATGATTTATTCTGCCAGCTATTGCGATACACCGGACTACAAACTCGGGCAACTGGAGCTGGTTGGTAATGATCCGATGAAAGCTGAATCCTGGCTGAAAAATCCCGAGCCGGTTTTCCAGCGTGGTAATGGTGTTTTTGCGCCTGGCCACAATGGCTTTTTTGTATCACCGGACGGTCAGGAAAACTGGCTGGTGTATCACGGCAATTCATCCGAGCAACACGGTTGCGGTGCAACCCGCTCGGTGCGTGCGCAAAAATTTACCTGGCATGACGATGGCACGCCCAACTTCGGCGTTCCTGTTCCTGAAGGTACACCGGTGGCTTTACCTTCCGGCGAAAATGGTCCGTTGCAAACATCTATCATGGGTGCAGCCTATCAATTGGTTAATCGCAATACCTCACAATGCCTGGCTCGCAATCAGGGCGGTAATTTGAATGGGCGCTGTGAAGGTGATGCGGCTGCCTGGGTGGTTGATTACACCACAGACGGCTATTTCCGTTTTGCCAACAATGCCAGTGGCCAATTCCTGGGCACCTGTGAGGCAGGCGCGCTGGCACAAACGCCGTGGATCAATCATTCCTGCCAGGAGTGGAAGCCGGTTCATACTGAAAACGGCTGGTGGTCATGGCAGAACCGTCAAACCGGAAAGCTGCTCGGCGCCGAACAATGTCAGGGCGCCAACTGCGACCAGTGGCGAGTGCAGCCGGTAGGACCTTTGGCAATTACCAGTGTGCAAAGTGGCAAGGTGTTAGCCGCTGATCATTGTGCAGTGGGCGGTAATGTGGAGCAGCAGGAATGGAAAAACACCGCCTGTCAGGCGTGGAATTTCAAATCGGTTGAAGATGGCTTTTTCCATATCACGCCGACCGGGCAAGATAATCTCTGCCTGACCGTAGAGGCGTCTTCCATTGTTACCGGCGCGAATATGTTATTGGGTGCCTGCGAGGGCAACAACAGCCAATGGCGTATCAGCCATCTGGCGGACGGTACGCAACAGCTGGTAGCGAGACACAGCAGCAAAGTCGCTGATCTTGCGCATTGTGGTTTGGATAATGGTACCAACATTGCCCAGTCAGAAAATCTCAATACTATCTGCCAGAAATTCCAGTTGCGGAATATTCGTTAAGGAAAAACAGCTGCTGGCGAGCAGCTGTTTCGAGCGCAATAAAAAAGGCCACATCTTCTGTGGCCTTTTTCGTAGTTGACAAGCAAATAATGGATTACAAAGTAATCCGTTAACATCAGGACTGCTCTTTTGCGGTCAACTCTTCTTCAATAAAGTTTAACGCTTCATCGATAATCAACAGCATGGAGTGCTTGGCGCGTTCCGGGTTGCGATTTTTAATAGCGTTAAAGATTTTCGCGTGATCTTCTACTACCGCTTCGTGGTTGGCTTTTATCGGGCTGGTGTAGCGAATACTGACATGCAACGCTGTTTCGATAAAATCGCGCAAGCGAATATAAAAACGGTTGTTGCTGGCATAGAGAATACTTACGTGAAATGCGATATCCGCTTCCAGTTCTGCTTCGAGATTGTCGCCAGCGGCGCGCATGCGCTCCAGTGCGGCCTCAATGGCATCAATTTTTTCCGGTGTGGCATTGCGTGCAGCCAGTGCCGCGGCTTCCGGCTCAATAGCAATACGCATTTGTAAGAATTCTTTCAGCACCTTCATGGACGGATTGCTTTCGAGTGACCAGCGCAGCAGGTCGGTATCAAAAATATTCCATTGTTCGCGTGGCAGGATACGAATGCCCTGGCGTGGCTTGCTGGAAATCAACCCTTTGGCAGAAAGCATTTTGACGGCTTCACGAACTGCACTGCGACTGACTCCGAATTTTTCACACAATTCTGCTTCGGTAGGCAGGCTGGCATCCTTGTCAAAAACCCCACACACGATTTGCCGACCCAGCTCCTGGGTCATACGTTGTGACAGGTTAAAATTGCGGTCGAGCAGTGGCATACAGTTTGTGTCCGGAAATTGCGTAAGAATTGCGCAAGCATATCGCCTTGGATTATTGATTACAATCTTATTATTGCCAGAAACAGCCTGCATAATCCGGCAATTTCAACGAAAAACAGGATAATTATTTTCATCGCTCCGGCTGCTGCGGATTGAAATTTCAAAAGAGCAGGGCAGCTTTTGATCAATCGGTAATATCCTGATTTATAATTTTTTTGGCGCAGTAAGATAACGACGTCTCGATATGTTCAGGATATTCATGCGCGCGCAAATCTTCCTTCTATAATAATGTTCCTGATGACGACACCCTGACCTCTGCGCGAGGCGGGAAGCAATGGGTTGGCCGCTGCGGCGGCGAGTAATGCTGAACAGTGGCGGCCATCTGTTATATAGTGGCGCCTGCCCACCGCGTCATAACCGTATTTATCGGTACTTTTTTGAGCCTCCATTATGATGACTTACCCCAATATTGATCCTGTAGCCTTTTCCCTCGGCTCTTTTCAGGTGCATTGGTACGGCATTATGTACCTGTTCGCATTCGCCAGCGCCTGGTTGCTGGGGATGTACCGCGCTGGCCAGCCCGGTGCCCTTATTAACCGGGTGCAGGTTGAAAATTTAATCACCTGGGCCGCCTTTGGGGTGATCCTGGGGGGGCGCGTCGGTTATGTGTTTTTCTATCACCTCGACTACTGGCTGGAAGACCCGCTGTGGTTGTTCCGCATCTGGGAAGGCGGCATGTCTTTCCATGGCGGTTTGCTGGGCGTAACCGTGGCGATGTTCCTTTATGCCCGTCGCCTCGGTGTGTCCTACCTTGGCTTGATGGATTTTGTTGCACCGCTGGTGCCGCTG includes:
- a CDS encoding FadR/GntR family transcriptional regulator; this encodes MPLLDRNFNLSQRMTQELGRQIVCGVFDKDASLPTEAELCEKFGVSRSAVREAVKMLSAKGLISSKPRQGIRILPREQWNIFDTDLLRWSLESNPSMKVLKEFLQMRIAIEPEAAALAARNATPEKIDAIEAALERMRAAGDNLEAELEADIAFHVSILYASNNRFYIRLRDFIETALHVSIRYTSPIKANHEAVVEDHAKIFNAIKNRNPERAKHSMLLIIDEALNFIEEELTAKEQS
- a CDS encoding glycoside hydrolase family 97 protein — its product is MKILLACLLVLALTGCTRQDDIEISSPDSRIKVSVSLDKQNTAHYTLSIDNQTVLQSSRLGIALNDADFLQGLSVQSVSAITPVQESYELWTGKKSHITYAANEQSMVFHNREKQPLQIDFRVSNDGLAFRYVFPGSSTDIKTVTHEATSFKFPADAKAWLQQVAVAQTGWKNTNPSYEEFYETEIPVGQSSPTEAGWVFPALFQSNNHWLLITEAGMDGKFHASRLQQHAEGGEYKIGFPMAAEVYTDGALMAQSALPFASPWRVIAAGSLATIIESTLGTDLAAPAIEMDTDFIKPGIASWSWGLLKDESIVYDIQKAFIDYSADMQWPYTLIDVNWDQNIGYDRLQELVAYAAEKNVGILVWYNSSGAWNETEYSPKNALLTRDQRLQEFARLKDIGVKGLKIDFFSGDGQSMMAYYNDILIDAAQFDLLINYHGSSLPRGLQRTYPHMMTMESVKGFEMISFDQKVADQEGEHVNMLPYTRNAFDPMDFTPTVFFEIPNIERKTSNGFQLALPIIMLSGIQHIVETPDGMASVPYFVKDFMRKVPARWDAVKFIDGYPGKYTIIARKAGDHWYVAGINGEQNEKSLQLDLSFIGDSQGFIIEDGPTPLSFVKSPLRATANTDVRVAANSGFVMVFSVE
- a CDS encoding family 43 glycosylhydrolase; the encoded protein is MKRLSQKWARQLAVPVIGLCAVLSGCATTENTVNAGNIDPTKPTHFTNPLFENGADPWLEFHEGNYYLTTTTWTSQLVMRKSPTLAGLSTATPVNIWSFSEFERCCNFWAFEFHRLNGPNGWRWYLMFTSGREGTLDHQHLSVVESAGDDPMGPYEYKGSMMPDTWNIDGTYLEHNGKLYLLWSEWVGDEQRNFISEMSNPWTLVGERMLLTRPVLEWETSGRKVTEAPQILKRDGRTFMIYSASYCDTPDYKLGQLELVGNDPMKAESWLKNPEPVFQRGNGVFAPGHNGFFVSPDGQENWLVYHGNSSEQHGCGATRSVRAQKFTWHDDGTPNFGVPVPEGTPVALPSGENGPLQTSIMGAAYQLVNRNTSQCLARNQGGNLNGRCEGDAAAWVVDYTTDGYFRFANNASGQFLGTCEAGALAQTPWINHSCQEWKPVHTENGWWSWQNRQTGKLLGAEQCQGANCDQWRVQPVGPLAITSVQSGKVLAADHCAVGGNVEQQEWKNTACQAWNFKSVEDGFFHITPTGQDNLCLTVEASSIVTGANMLLGACEGNNSQWRISHLADGTQQLVARHSSKVADLAHCGLDNGTNIAQSENLNTICQKFQLRNIR